GGACACTGAGGGGCTTCGCCCCTACTGCGCTGCCTACCCCATTGAATGTCGTGTGTGGTCACGCACCTAGTCCAGGCGGACCTTTCGGTAATCGCTGAGACACAAGCATCAAAACTGTGTGTGCCTATTACGGGATTAATCTGAACCGAGAGGTGACTAACCACTGATGGCATTTTCTCCTGAAAATGCCAAGGTGATGCGAAGCATTACAGGTCCAGGGCCTGTTCTGGTCAGGTATGCTTGACGGTGATGAGCGTGAGGTCGTCGGCAAACTTCGCTTGGCCAGTGTAGCGCTCGACGGTGGAGACGATCCCGGTATTGAGGTCTCGGGAGGAGCGGTTACGGAGCGTGCGCACACACTCGGCCAACCTCGCCGAGCCAAACTCCGTGCCCTCCTCATCGGCAGCCTCGGTGACGCCATCGGTATAGAAGACGGCGATATCCCCATGCTGGAAGGGCACGGTCTTGTCCTCGATGACAAAGTCGAAAATCTCCGCCGGGACCATTCCCAGCCCCATGCCCTCAGAGCCGACAAAGGTCAGCTCCGGTTTGATGTCCTCACCGCCATGCACGCATAGCAGCGGCAACTCGTGGCCAGCGCGCGCCAGCGTCAGTGTCTGCTGCGTGGTATCAATGATGGCATAAATAATCGTGATAAACATGTCGCGGCGGATCTCCTCGGACATCTCACGGTTCATCGCCTTGAGGACTTCTGACGGGCTGCGGTAAGACTGCGCGAAGTGCCGCAGATTCGTCTGGCAAATCGTCATGAGCAGCGAAGCCGGCACCCCCTTACCGGAAACGTCTGCGATCGCCAGCCCCACGCGATCATCATCCAGTCGGATGACATTGTAGAGGTCGCCGCCTATCTTCTGGGCGGGCCGGTAAAAGGCGTCGATGTCCAGGGCCGAGTTGTCCGGGAACTTCTGGGGCAGGATCATGCCCTGGATGCTGCTGGCCACCGCAATGTCGAGGTCGAGTTTACTCTTCTCGATCTGCATCTCCATCAGGTCGGAGTTATGGATAGCCATGGCCGCCTGCTCAGCCAGCGACTGGACGAGCGAGAAGTCCGCTTCATTAAAGGCGATCCCATCGGCCGGGTTGGCCACGGCAAGCACGCCCAGTATCTTGGAGCGGAATGCCAGCGGAGCAACCACCAGTGAGCGCACCTTTAGCGCGGGGTCGTCGTGCTGAATGACACGCGGATCGTTACGGGCATCCTCGATCAGCACGGCCTTACCGGTGCGGGCAACCGAGCCGATCAGCCCCTCGCCCATTTCAAAGACCTCGGACTTGAGGATCTGCTCGATGAACTTGGAGCGCGTCGAGAGCTTGTCCCGGGACTTCTCGGGCAACTGGTGCTGCGGCGGGAACAACCCCTCTACAGCGATGCCCTTGAGGGTGTTTTTACCGGTGCGCTCAAAGATGCAGGCGCTCATGGCACCGGTGCTCAGGATGGAGGCATGCACGATGTGCTGAAAGAGCTCCTCGCGCCCGACACCAGCACCGATGGCCTCGACGAGGTTGTGCATGAACTCCACCACGATCTGCTTTTCCTGGTGGACGAGCTGTTTCTCTTCGTCGATTTGCACATTTTTCCGACGCTGGCGGATATACAGCAGCCAGCCCAGGCAGGCCCCAACAAAGAGGCCCATTGCAAATCCTAAGATCAACCAGATCATGACTCACTCAAGATGGACGCGAATGCCCCGCGCTGCAATCCCTGGCTTGCATGATTTTCCTACCCATAAAACCGTAACGATCGATACAGGGACCCTTACAAAAAGAGCCGTCCATGATGGAACGGCTCTCGGTCAATAATGTTGGCAAAAAGCACTGCCTTTCAATCCTCGTCAGCTTCCTTGTCTTTCTCCACCTGCAGCCGCAGGTACGCGAGCACGTCCTGAAACTTCTTCAGGTTGCCCTTGTCGGCCTCAACCAGGTGCTCATGCGCGCGCAGCATACTCTCGGCCGAGGCATGCGCCGGGCCGGGCGCCTTGGTGGCGACAGCTTGCGCACGGTCCACATCGAAGCTCAGGGAGCGCCCCTCGGCATCGACCTCAAGAATGCGGTGCAGACCGAGATTGCGGACCAGCTCCAGATTTCGCTCACTCAAGCGCACCAGTGTAAGCTTGCCGGGCGGCTTTTGCTTGCGGAAGTCCATCGCGGCCCCGGCCAGAATGCCGAGGAAGGTACTGTCCATCGCCGTACAACTGGCGAAGTCCACCACCACGTGGGTGCGCCCTTCCGACAGCATATGCTTAAAGAAGTCGCTGACGGGCGCACAGTTCAGGTAACTGGCCCGCCCCTGTATACGCAACAGGGCCGGGTCGGAATATCCATCTACGAGGAAAACAGGTGTGTCGTTATCTGCCATAACGCCTAGGTTAAGCAGGGGTTTCATAACCCCTTTATATCGGCATTAAAGGAGGTTTCTTAAAACATACGGAAGGATGCCGCCATGGCGGTAGTACTCGACCTCGATCGCCGTGTCGATGCGCAGCTTGAGGGTCGCCTGCGCGGTAGAGCCATCGGCTTTCTTGATTTCGAGCGTAACGTCCTGGCCGGGCTTGATGTCGTCATCAATCCCGAGGAGGGAGAAGGTTTCGGTACCGTCGAGGCCGAGAGTGTCGATGCTTTCGCCTTCCTGGAAGCACAGGGGCATGACGCCCATGCCGATCAGGTTGCTGCGGTGGATGCGCTCAAAGGATTTGGCGACCACGGCGCGAACGCCGAGCAGCGCCGTACCCTTGGCGGCCCAGTCACGGGAGCTACCCATGCCATAGTCCACACCACCGAAGACGATCAGCGGGGTCTCGCGCTTTTTGTACTCCTGGCAGGCGTCGAAGATCGTGGTGACCTCGCCCTCGGGCTGGAGCTTGGTGAAGCCGCCTTCCTTGCCGTCGGCCATGCGGTTCTTGATGCGCACGTTGGCGAAGGTACCGCGGGTCATGATGCGGTCGTTACCGCGGCGCGAGCCGTAGGAATTGAAGTCCTTAGGATCGACACCCTTCTCCACCAGATATTTACCGGCGGGGGTCTCGGGCTTAAAGGAGCCAGCGGGGGAAATGTGGTCCGTAGTGACGGAGTCACCCAGCAGCGCCAGCGGGCGCATGTCGGTCAGGGCATCGATCGTGCCGGGCTCCGGCGTGAAGCCCTCGAAGAAGGGCGGCAGCTGGATGTAGGTCGAGTCGCCGTCCCACTTGTACACGTCGCCCTCGGTGATCGGGATTTCGTTCCACTCGGGGTTGGCTTCGTTGATGGTCGAGTACTTCTCGCGGAACATCTCGGGCTTGAGGCCCTTGAGGATGTTTTCCTGGATCTCATCGCGTGAGGGCCAGATGTCCTTGAGGTAAACGTCCTGGCCATCCTTACCCTTGCCGAGAGGCTCCTCGTCGAGGTTGATGTTGACCTTACCGGCGAGCGCAAAGGCCACCACCAGCGGGGGCGACATGAGGAAGTTCGCCTTGATGGAGCCGTGCACGCGGGCTTCAAAGTTGCGGTTACCGGAGAGCACGCTGGCGGCCACGAGGTCGCCCTCGGTGATGGCCTCCTCGATCTCGGGCTCCAGCGGGCCGGAGTTACCGATACAGGTCGTGCAGCCGTAGCCGACGAGGTTAAAGCCGAGCTTATCCAGGTACTGCTGCAGGTCGGTCTCGGCCAGGTAGTCGGTCACGACGCGGGAACCGGGAGCGAGGCTGCACTTGACGGTCGGGTCAACGGTGAGCCCGGCCTCGACAGCCTTCTTCGCGAGCAGACCGGCGGCCAGCATGACGGAGGGGTTCGAGGTATTGGTGCAGCTGGTGATAGCCGCGATCAGGACCGAGCCGTGCCCGATGTCGGGAAGCATTTCGGTCGCGGTCGGGGCGCCGCCGTCGTCCTGCCAACGGGCATCGGACTTGGCGTACTTGACCGTAGAGCGACGATCGAAATCTTCCGGGGCGACCCCGAAGCCACCGTCGGCCGCCGGGGTTTCCAGCAGCTTGAGGAAAGTATTCTTGAGCGCAGGCATGTCGATGCGGTCCTGCGGGCGGCGCGGGCCAGCCACGGACGGCACGATGCTGGCCAGGTCGAGGTCGAGCACCTTGGTGTAGGTGACTTCGCCCTTCTTCGGGATGCCGAAGAGGCCCTGAGCTTCGTAGTAAGCCTTGACCAGCTCGATCTGCTCCTCGGTGCGGCCGGTGGCGCGCAGGTAGTCGAGCGACTTTTCGTCCACCGGGAAGAAGCCCATCGTGGCGCCGTATTCGGGAGCCATGTTGGCGATGGTGGCGCGGTCAGCCAGGGTCAGCGCAGCGGCGCCTTCACCGTGGAACTCGACGAACTTACCCACGACCTTTTCCTTACGGAGCATCTCGGTGATGCGCAGGGTCAAGTCGGTAGCGGTGACGCCCTCGTTGAGCTCGCCGGTGAGATTCACACCGATGACCTCGGGAGTCTGGAAAGCGATGGGCTGGCCGAGCATACCGGCTTCGGCCTCGATACCGCCCACGCCCCAGCCAACGATACCGATACCGTTGATCATGGTGGTGTGCGAGTCGGTGCCGACGAGCGTGTCGGGATAAAGAATGTTTTCGCCGCCGATTTCCTTCTGGAAGACCACGCGGGCCAGGTACTCCAGGTTGACCTGGTGGATGATGCCGATGGCGGGCGGGATGACCGAGAAGGTCTCGAAGGCCTGCTGCCCCCACTTGAGGAACTCGTAGCGCTCGCGGTTGCGCTCGAACTCGATCTTCAGGTTGTCCTTAAAGGCGCTAACGGTCCCGGCGCGGTCCACCTGTACGGAGTGGTCGACCACGAGGTCAACCGGTACGAGCGGCTCGATCAGGCCGGGTTCCTTGTTCAGGTCGGCCACAGCGTCGCGCATGGCGGCGAGGTCGACCAGCAACGGCACCCCGGTAAAGTCCTGCAGGACGATACGGGAGACGATGAAGGGGATTTCGTTCTCGGAGGGCTTGGTAGCGTTCCAGGCGGCGAGGCGCTTGACGTCTTCCTCGTCCACGCCGGCCTGCCCGCAGTTACGCAGGACCGACTCCAGCACGATACGAATGCTCACGGGGAGCTTTTTAATGTCGCCCAGTCCGGCCTCTTCGAGGCTCGAGAGCGCGTAATAGACCCCGGCTTTCTTGCCGGAGACGGTGAGTTCCTTACGGGCGTTGAACGGGTCTTTGGGTGCAGTCATTTTCCAGAATTGAAGTCATATTTTAAAACCGGCCCCGGGCGCAGTCACTGTCCGGCGGCCTTATTGCAGAGCGGCCTTGACCTCGTCAAAGGGAGGCAGGTCGTGCGGGTCCTCGCTGGACCAGCTGTAGGCGATGGTGCCGTCCTTATCGACGACGAAGGCGGAGCGCTTGGCCACGCCCTTGAGGCCGAGCAGGTCGGCGTAAAGGACATCATAGCCGGAGGCGACCTCCTTATTAAAGTCACTCAGCAGGGTGACGGTGATCTTGTTAGCCTTGGCCCAACCCTCCTGGGCGAACGGGCTGTCCACGCTGATACCGTACACGTCGGCTTCGAGCTTTTCGTAGTCATCCATGCCGGAGGAGATGCTGCACATCTCATTCTGGCAGACACTGGTGAAGGCGAAGGGGAAAAAGAGCAGAACGGTCTTCTTCTTGCCGAAGTTGTCACTGAGGGTGACTTCCTTCAGGCCATCGGCCGTTTTGGTATTCAACGTAAAATCAGGGGCTTGGGAGCCTTTTGAGAGAGCCATAGGTTTCCGTGTTGACGTTAGAAACGAGTGAAGGAGCAAGCTACGCAGCACCTGCGTATAGTGCAAGCACAACCTCGTGATTTCGCTGTCATTGGACAGGGGAAAGGTCTGGTGGTGAGAAAGTTGCACCACACATACAGCAAGTCCGATGCCGTCCGGGAACCTTATTTAAAATAGGAACCATTTGCAAACAGCGGGCCGCTTTTCCTCACCGTACGGATGAGGATGCAAGTTTGCGCTGCGGGTTGTTGACGAAGGCGGAAGCGACAAAGAGCACGAGGCAGCATCCACAGAAGATCCAGGTCGCGGTCGAGTAGGTCCCCGTAAAGTCCTCTGAGAGGCTCCAGATCAGCGGCGCAACCGCACTGGCAATGACCAACGAGAACATGGACCAGCCACTGATCGCCCCGAGGTGCACCCGCCCGAAATAGCGCGGATAGACGACCGCCATCAACGTCCCAAAGCTGGCACCCGCGTAGCCGCCCGCGACCACATACACAATCACACCCCAGGATGCGTTCAGGTAGAGCAGCCCCAGCCCGGAGATCGCCATCGTCGCCGCCATGGCCATGAGCAGGGGCTTCAGGCGGATGCGTCCGGTCAGCCAGCCAATGAAAAAGCCGGTCGGGATGTTAATACACGTCATCCACAGGAACAGCTTATAGAAAGCCGTCGCCTCCCAGCCGGACTCCCGCGCGATGTCCACCGCGTGAAAGCCGACTGCGGTCAGGAAAAGGCTCATCAGGCTGAAGACGGCGGTAAAGATCCAGAAGGGGTACGTCCGGATCGCCTCCGGCGCAGTAAACTCTTTGTGGACATTAAATTCCGGGTCGGACGGGCCGCTCGGCTCCGCTGGAGGGGCTTCGCCATCCATGACCAGCCCGCACTCCTCCGGGTTGTCCCGGTAGAGCAGCCAGCACAGGGCGGAAACGCCAAAGATCAGCACGACCCCCATCGCCAGCCAGGCCTCGCGCCAGCCTAAGCGAATCACGATCGAATAGAGCACCAGCGGTGCCGCTGAAAAGCAGACCCCTCCGATGGCTCCCCCCAGCGCGCTGGCGAGCCCACGTTTGCGGTTGAACCACTTGCCAAGCATGGCACGCGAGGTCATGGCGATCACGCCCTGCCCCAGAAAACGAATCATAAAAAAGCCCAGCATGACAAGCGGCAGAGCCAGCCAGGGCGCTGGCTCGTCAGTCGGCTTGAGCAGGTGGTAGATACCCGAGCAGGCCGCCATATAAAAAAGGCTAAGCCCAAAGGCGATCTCGACCAGCGTTCCTGTGACCCGAGCCCCAAAGCGGTCAAAGAACTTCCCGATACGGGGCAGGATGAACCCGCTCAGCGCCGTGCCCACAAAATAGGCCGTGCTCAACTGCACCCGCGACAGCTCCATGTGGGAGAGCAAGTCCTCGGTAAAAGGCCCCACCCCGGCCGTCTGCCCCGGCATACTGGAGACCATACCCATGACCGAAGCACCCACTACGACCCATCCATAAAAGAACGGTACTCGCGACGGCCTAAACGGCACATCCGGATGCAGCCACTTTCCATTACCAAACCCCATAAGCCGCCCAGCATGCCCATCGGCAATCCCCTCGCCAAGCGCCGAATACATGAAGGATGTAACTTCGGGCTTACGCAGCCCGAACCCGCGGCAGGCAGAGCCTGCACTTTCGATGCTGCGCATCGGG
This genomic interval from Ruficoccus sp. ZRK36 contains the following:
- a CDS encoding STAS domain-containing protein codes for the protein MADNDTPVFLVDGYSDPALLRIQGRASYLNCAPVSDFFKHMLSEGRTHVVVDFASCTAMDSTFLGILAGAAMDFRKQKPPGKLTLVRLSERNLELVRNLGLHRILEVDAEGRSLSFDVDRAQAVATKAPGPAHASAESMLRAHEHLVEADKGNLKKFQDVLAYLRLQVEKDKEADED
- a CDS encoding MFS transporter; amino-acid sequence: MRSIESAGSACRGFGLRKPEVTSFMYSALGEGIADGHAGRLMGFGNGKWLHPDVPFRPSRVPFFYGWVVVGASVMGMVSSMPGQTAGVGPFTEDLLSHMELSRVQLSTAYFVGTALSGFILPRIGKFFDRFGARVTGTLVEIAFGLSLFYMAACSGIYHLLKPTDEPAPWLALPLVMLGFFMIRFLGQGVIAMTSRAMLGKWFNRKRGLASALGGAIGGVCFSAAPLVLYSIVIRLGWREAWLAMGVVLIFGVSALCWLLYRDNPEECGLVMDGEAPPAEPSGPSDPEFNVHKEFTAPEAIRTYPFWIFTAVFSLMSLFLTAVGFHAVDIARESGWEATAFYKLFLWMTCINIPTGFFIGWLTGRIRLKPLLMAMAATMAISGLGLLYLNASWGVIVYVVAGGYAGASFGTLMAVVYPRYFGRVHLGAISGWSMFSLVIASAVAPLIWSLSEDFTGTYSTATWIFCGCCLVLFVASAFVNNPQRKLASSSVR
- a CDS encoding GAF domain-containing SpoIIE family protein phosphatase gives rise to the protein MGLFVGACLGWLLYIRQRRKNVQIDEEKQLVHQEKQIVVEFMHNLVEAIGAGVGREELFQHIVHASILSTGAMSACIFERTGKNTLKGIAVEGLFPPQHQLPEKSRDKLSTRSKFIEQILKSEVFEMGEGLIGSVARTGKAVLIEDARNDPRVIQHDDPALKVRSLVVAPLAFRSKILGVLAVANPADGIAFNEADFSLVQSLAEQAAMAIHNSDLMEMQIEKSKLDLDIAVASSIQGMILPQKFPDNSALDIDAFYRPAQKIGGDLYNVIRLDDDRVGLAIADVSGKGVPASLLMTICQTNLRHFAQSYRSPSEVLKAMNREMSEEIRRDMFITIIYAIIDTTQQTLTLARAGHELPLLCVHGGEDIKPELTFVGSEGMGLGMVPAEIFDFVIEDKTVPFQHGDIAVFYTDGVTEAADEEGTEFGSARLAECVRTLRNRSSRDLNTGIVSTVERYTGQAKFADDLTLITVKHT
- the acnA gene encoding aconitate hydratase AcnA; this translates as MTAPKDPFNARKELTVSGKKAGVYYALSSLEEAGLGDIKKLPVSIRIVLESVLRNCGQAGVDEEDVKRLAAWNATKPSENEIPFIVSRIVLQDFTGVPLLVDLAAMRDAVADLNKEPGLIEPLVPVDLVVDHSVQVDRAGTVSAFKDNLKIEFERNRERYEFLKWGQQAFETFSVIPPAIGIIHQVNLEYLARVVFQKEIGGENILYPDTLVGTDSHTTMINGIGIVGWGVGGIEAEAGMLGQPIAFQTPEVIGVNLTGELNEGVTATDLTLRITEMLRKEKVVGKFVEFHGEGAAALTLADRATIANMAPEYGATMGFFPVDEKSLDYLRATGRTEEQIELVKAYYEAQGLFGIPKKGEVTYTKVLDLDLASIVPSVAGPRRPQDRIDMPALKNTFLKLLETPAADGGFGVAPEDFDRRSTVKYAKSDARWQDDGGAPTATEMLPDIGHGSVLIAAITSCTNTSNPSVMLAAGLLAKKAVEAGLTVDPTVKCSLAPGSRVVTDYLAETDLQQYLDKLGFNLVGYGCTTCIGNSGPLEPEIEEAITEGDLVAASVLSGNRNFEARVHGSIKANFLMSPPLVVAFALAGKVNINLDEEPLGKGKDGQDVYLKDIWPSRDEIQENILKGLKPEMFREKYSTINEANPEWNEIPITEGDVYKWDGDSTYIQLPPFFEGFTPEPGTIDALTDMRPLALLGDSVTTDHISPAGSFKPETPAGKYLVEKGVDPKDFNSYGSRRGNDRIMTRGTFANVRIKNRMADGKEGGFTKLQPEGEVTTIFDACQEYKKRETPLIVFGGVDYGMGSSRDWAAKGTALLGVRAVVAKSFERIHRSNLIGMGVMPLCFQEGESIDTLGLDGTETFSLLGIDDDIKPGQDVTLEIKKADGSTAQATLKLRIDTAIEVEYYRHGGILPYVLRNLL
- a CDS encoding redoxin domain-containing protein; this translates as MNTKTADGLKEVTLSDNFGKKKTVLLFFPFAFTSVCQNEMCSISSGMDDYEKLEADVYGISVDSPFAQEGWAKANKITVTLLSDFNKEVASGYDVLYADLLGLKGVAKRSAFVVDKDGTIAYSWSSEDPHDLPPFDEVKAALQ